Below is a genomic region from Populus trichocarpa isolate Nisqually-1 chromosome 15, P.trichocarpa_v4.1, whole genome shotgun sequence.
TACAAAGATTCCATGGCAATAAAGAAGCCAACCAGATTCCATGGAATCaaagtttaaaaaagaaaaaaaaatcaagattattgaTCAGCACAGTATAatgggagaaaaataaaattataaaaaatattgacaaaaataGGTGTAAAAATGgggaaaatcaaattaaaaaacaggtGCTATAAGTTAAagacttattttcttttaattttttttctcaataaatacGAGTGAGATGTACTTTTTTCCatgtgttaatttaattaaagactACAACAAGTCAATTTATCCCGACCACGTCATTATCAACTACTGTATAATCCGAGTCCTGACATTGTATTTTACAGTACTGctttcatggaaaataagtgGTTCATGAGAAGTTACAAGCAATGGAATGAAAAgaataatttctttattatttgattaatgtCTTCAAGACAAGTTGTGAGCCTTTACAAGGGAATccacaaattaattaagaaaatgttgAAACAATGAAAGAACAAACAGAATGAAATAATCAATGGTACCGAAGGGGACTGTTAATATCATCAAAGTCCAGGGTAAAATGGGACACCAGTAGCCGGCAACCATGACCTTCCGGCTATGAAGTTTGCGACTGTGAATCTTGATGCTTCGGTTGAGCTTGTTATAACCCGGTAACCACGCCACTTAACTCTTCCTCTAGTGGAGGCTCCAGGACCAGAATTTCTGTACTCTCCATAATACAAAGTGTTTAGAGCGAAGTTACCATCCCACTCCAACCAACCTGCTGGATCCACCAAAGAATCAAGATAAGTTTGAAGAAAAACTGTACGAGAGTACTCCTTCCAGGGGCGTCCTAAGTAAGTCTTGAATGAGCTTAGCACTGGTCTAAGGTCTGATGAAGCCATGACTCGCGAGTTATGGATTGAAATCCCAGTATTTTGATTAGGGTCAGTCCTGCCTTGAGCTGTTACGACGTTCTTTTGCTTATCCATAGGCCTTCTTGCATATATCATACAATTTTGTAAGATCACAGCTGCATTCCCAAAAATGAAATCGACTGTGCCATAGATGTAGCATTCCTTGTAGAATTGCCTTTGGGAGTGGACGTACAAGGTGTCTTGGTAACCTTCGAAGCCACAACGGTAGAAGACTGAGAGGTCGGAGCCTGATCGGAGGGCCACAGCTTGGTGGTTTTGTGGACCAGCTGTGTTGCGGAAAGTGATGCCTCGAGCAATGAATCCTTCCCCAGTCACGGCtgaaaattcatgaaaatcaaTGGTACGTAGACTAAGATTGATGTTgccaggaaaaataaaattaatggctCTAATTTTAAAAGTCATGAAAATTAATGGTACGTAGACTAAGATTGATTCATGAAAATTAACTAGTTTGATGATGTATATTTGTACGTAGACTAAGtctgattttctttaattaattaatgtttatcCAAAAGTCTTTGGCTTGAAAATTGAAACTTCCTCTTAGTGTCTCTTTCGCTTGAAAATTGAAACTTCCTCTTAGTGTCTCTAATTAATCAAAGAGTGTAGGAAGTGAACAAGTCTATATGTGGACATTTTCTTCTCACAAAGTGTTTagtttttcacaataaaagatacaaatacaaaaaagatgCATGTTTAGTTAAAGAATtgatgatgaaaatataaaataaatcaataaattttatatttttaaaataaaaaataaagataattttttgtataCTATCTTTATTTTCCATACCTTGTTTTATTAGAAAAGTAGATGAAGAGAAATTAAGGGAGAGGATGTATGTATAAAACTTACCAACAGTTGCAGAGTTGAAAGTAGTAAAACCTCCACCAACACTTCGGCTCCCGGTGATGATGGTATTTCTCAAGCCATCACCAACAAGCATAATGTTCTTTAACTTCTTTCCAATATCAAGATTTTCTCTATAAACCCCACTCTTAATACGAATAACAAACCTCCTACTACCACTCCTCTTTGCGGCTGCGTCAAGGGCTGCCTTTATGGTACGGTGGTTCCCTGAACCATCTTGAGCCACCACAAGATTTGGAGATGGTGAAGATGTTTGCAAGAGCTTTCTATCACCTGCTTTAACCCAACTAGGGAAACCATCTTTATAAGTTTGGGGTAAAGTTGATGAGGCATTGTCCTTCAAAGCCAAGGTGTTGCGAATTAGCTTTGAAACATTGTTAGACATGAGAGGTAACACGAAATCTGAAACCCCAAGATCCTTGAACCCGGCTTTGCAGGTTTCAAGGTTTGTTAAAGCAGTGCTAAGCCAAGTTTGAGCATCAAACTGGGTGCATTTTGTGTTGGAGTCAATGGTGTGGTTGAGTTCTGCAATAGTGTCC
It encodes:
- the LOC7476744 gene encoding probable pectinesterase/pectinesterase inhibitor 17 produces the protein MATKLCLSLLFMCLCSLLSSSIASNDQIDYWCSKTPNPEPCKYFMKQNPKHFVPKQKSDFRKMAIELAVQRALNAQNHNKWLGPKCRNEKEKAAWADCLKLYEDTIAELNHTIDSNTKCTQFDAQTWLSTALTNLETCKAGFKDLGVSDFVLPLMSNNVSKLIRNTLALKDNASSTLPQTYKDGFPSWVKAGDRKLLQTSSPSPNLVVAQDGSGNHRTIKAALDAAAKRSGSRRFVIRIKSGVYRENLDIGKKLKNIMLVGDGLRNTIITGSRSVGGGFTTFNSATVAVTGEGFIARGITFRNTAGPQNHQAVALRSGSDLSVFYRCGFEGYQDTLYVHSQRQFYKECYIYGTVDFIFGNAAVILQNCMIYARRPMDKQKNVVTAQGRTDPNQNTGISIHNSRVMASSDLRPVLSSFKTYLGRPWKEYSRTVFLQTYLDSLVDPAGWLEWDGNFALNTLYYGEYRNSGPGASTRGRVKWRGYRVITSSTEASRFTVANFIAGRSWLPATGVPFYPGL